The following are encoded in a window of Fusarium falciforme chromosome 11, complete sequence genomic DNA:
- a CDS encoding AA-permease domain-containing protein produces MSFNKEEKSDMSDLKLEGVNDKAESVRAGDLGPNVDQLQRSLGNRQVQLIAIGGSIGTASFVSIGTGLIKGGPGSLLIAYTLYSCMLGLVNNCIAEMATFMPITSAFIRMAGHWVDEAFGFMAGWNFFIYEAILIPFEISALNLVLTYWRDDIPVAAVVAACIVLYFVLNAFTVKWYGEAEFWLASGKVILLLIVFSFTFVTMLGGNPKGDRYGFRYWKNPGPFAEYITTGDLGRFEGFLGSLWSAAFTIVGPEYVSMVSGETKLPRRYLKNAFKTTYARFGFFFIGGALTVGVAIAYNDKTLVSILTGEEGGAGTAAASPYVIAMNNLGVGVLPHITNALLITSIFSAGNAYTYCGTRSLYGLALEGQAPKFLRKVTKQGVPIYCLATIMVFPCLAFLNVSSSSAVVLTWLTNLITAAQIIDYIVICITYVFFYKACMAQGLDRNTLPYTGWFQPYSAWISGVFLTGVVCVYGYTVFLPGKWDVGTFFTFYTMVLAAPVLFFGWKFVKKTKFIKAEEADLVWEKPMIDAYEENYDEEDLGFFREVMKMVGLGKKKTASYAA; encoded by the exons ATGTCGTTCAACAAAGAGGAAAAGTCTGACATGTCGGACTTGAAGCTCGAGGGAGTCAACGACAAAGCCGAAAGCGTCCGCGCTGGCGATCTGGGTCCCAATGTGGATCAGCTCCAGCGAAGCTTGGGCAACCGCCAGGTCCAACTGATCGCCATTGGAGGCTCCATTGGAACCGCCAGTTTCGTCAGTATCGGTACTGGTCTCATCAAGGGTGGCCCAGGAAGTTTGCTGATCGCCTATACCCTCTACTCCTGCATGCTCGGTCTAGTCAACAACTGCATCGCTGAGATGGCCACCTTCATGCCCATCACCAGTGCCTTTATTAGAATGGCTGGTCACTGGGTTGATGAGGCTTTTGGCTTCATGGCCGGATGGAACTTCTTCATCTACGAGGCTATCCTGATTCCCTTCGAGATTTCAGCTCTCAACCTGGTGTTGACCTATTGGCGCGACGACATTCCCGTCGCGGCAGTAGTTGCAGCTTGCATTGTCCTTTACTT CGTACTCAACGCTTTCACCGTTAAGTGGTACGGAGAAGCCGAGTTCTGGCTGGCCTCCGGCAaggtcatcctcctcctcatcgtcttctccttcacCTTCGTCACCATGCTCGGTGGAAATCCTAAGGGCGATCGCTACGGCTTCCGATACTGGAAGAACCCCGGTCCTTTCGCCGAATACATTACAACTGGCGACCTGGGCCGATTTGAGGGCTTCCTCGGCTCCTTGTGGAGTGCTGCGTTTACCATTGTCGGTCCCGAATACGTCTCGATGGTGTCCGGTGAGACCAAGCTTCCTCGCCGCTACCTCAAGAACGCCTTCAAGACGACATACGCTCGCTTCGGTTTCTTCTTCATTGGTGGTGCCCTGACCGTTGGAGTCGCCATCGCCTACAATGACAAGACCCTCgtctccatcctcaccgGCGAAGAGGGCGGTGCTGGTACTGCGGCCGCTTCGCCCTATGTTATTGCCATGAACAACCTCGGAGTCGGCGTGCTGCCTCACATCACCAATGCGCTGCTCATCACGAGTATCTTTTCGGCCGGTAACGCCTACACATATTGCGGAACCCGAAGTCTATACGGTCTCGCGCTTGAAGGCCAGGCCCCTAAGTTCCTCCGCAAGGTCACGAAGCAGGGAGTTCCTATCTACTGCCTCGCCACTATCATGGTCTTCCCGTGTCTTGCCTTCCTCAACGTTTCGAGCTCCTCGGCTGTGGTCCTGACTTGGCTTACCAACCTGATCACGGCGGCGCAGATCATTGACTACATTGTCATCTGTATCACATATGTCTTCTTCTATAAGGCCTGCATGGCCCAAGGTCTCGACCGCAATACTCTGCCATACACTGGATGGTTTCAGCCCTACAGCGCCTGGATCAGCGGAGTTTTCCTTACCGGCGTGGTGTGTGTTTATGGCTACACAGTCTTCCTGCCCGGAAAGTGGGATGTCGGAACCTTCTTTACCTTTTATACCATGGTGCTTGCTGCTCCTgttctcttctttggctggaagtttgtcaagaagaccaagtttATCAAGGCAGAGGAGGCGGATCTAGTTTGGGAGAAGCCCATGATTGACGCGTATGAAGAGAActatgatgaggaggaccttGGATTTTTCCGGGAGGTCATGAAGATGGTTGGtctgggcaagaagaagactgcTAGCTATGCCGCCTGA
- a CDS encoding Proline dehydrogenase, producing the protein MTDNLCPQSKHCILCTMASSLSGSITISGSRATRGLVLPLRASKSRTRRESLVQLRRHSSTSTAIEATRTAAPTRSTESPLSELPSTVLWRSLLINAVSSRPWLLLPSLTLLLKLSRPGNPFLFNVDRNPFLRSILKQTFYKQFCAGETGVETQDTMKQLQDMGFRGTILTYAKETVFDHHTNEQLGLGVDASCKGEAQWNESIEAWRAGTVKTVELLREGDQLAVKLTGAGPSVCEAFANGTPLPQQFLDALDEISQKCKDRGAYILVDAESQHYQWGIFNVGMDLQRKFNRDGQAVLYNTYQAYLKSTSETLSKHLACALEEGFTLGVKVVRGAYMASDPRHLIHDTKQDTDNAYNKIAQGVLRQEFGGFGGSNAKPFPSAMLLLASHNKESLVAAHELHQQRTKAQLPTVPVKFAQLHGMSDEVSFSLLKLKDDAGVAPEVYKCSTWGTLAECMAYLTRRGMENRDAASRTHDEYSALKTEAWRRLAFWR; encoded by the exons ATGACG GATAATCTCTGCCCTCAATCAAAACACTGCATTCTCTGCACAATGGCATCTTCTCTCTCTGGGAGCATCACAATCTCTGGTTCTCGGGCAACCCGGGGCTTAGTTCTACCGCTGAGGGCGTCCAAGTCCAGGACGCGGAGAGAGAGCCTTGTCCAGCTTCGCCGTCATTCTTCAACTTCTACTGCCATTGAGGCTACCCGAACAGCTGCACCTACTCGAAGCACAGAGTCTCCCCTTTCAGAGCTTCCTTCTACCGTCTTGTGGCGATCactcctcatcaacgccgtATCCTCAAGACCATGGCTTCTTCTGCCatccctcaccctcctcctcaagctctcTCGCCCAGGAAACCCTTTCCTGTTCAATGTCGACCGCAACCCCTTCCTCCGCTCCATTCTCAAGCAGACATTTTACAAGCAGTTCTGCGCCGGCGAGACAGGAGTCGAGACACAGGATACGATGAAGCAGCTGCAGGATATGGGATTCCGCGGCACAATTCTCACATACGCCAAGGAGACCGTTTTTGATCACCACACAAACGAGCAGCTcggtcttggtgttgatgcgtCGTGCAAGGGTGAGGCCCAGTGGAATGAGAGCATTGAGGCGTGGCGCGCCGGAACAGTGAAGACTGTTGAGCTGCTTCGGGAGGGCGATCAATTAGCCGTTAA GCTTACTGGTGCTGGTCCCTCTGTCTGCGAAGCCTTTGCTAATGGCACCCCCCTCCCTCAACAATTCCTAGACGCCCTCGATGAAATCTCCCAAAAGTGCAAGGACCGTGGTGCCTACATTCTGGTCGATGCCGAATCTCAGCACTACCAATGGGGCATCTTTAACGTGGGCATGGATCTCCAGCGCAAGTTCAACCGCGACGGACAAGCTGTTCTCTACAACACATACCAGGCCTACCTCAAGAGCACCTCTGAGACTCTCTCCAAGCATCTCGCCTGTGCTCTTGAGGAGGGCTTCACTCTCGGTGTCAAGGTCGTACGCGGCGCTTACATGGCGTCTGACCCCCGGCATCTGATCCACGACACCAAGCAGGACACAGACAACGCCTACAACAAGATCGCACAGGGGGTACTCAGACAAGAGTTTGGTGGATTCGGCGGCAGCAACGCCAAGCCCTTCCCCTCGGCCATGCTCCTCCTTGCCAGTCACAACAAGGAGAGCCTGGTGGCAGCACACGAACTGCACCAGCAGCGAACCAAGGCGCAGCTCCCGACGGTGCCCGTCAAGTTCGCGCAGCTGCACGGCATGTCAGACGAGGTTAGCTTCAGCCTGCTCAAGCTCAAAGACGACGCAGGGGTGGCCCCCGAGGTGTACAAGTGCTCCACCTGGGGTACCTTGGCCGAGTGCATGGCGTATCTGACGCGGCGAGGTATGGAGAACCGGGATGCGGCCTCGCGGACCCACGATGAGTACAGTGCCTTGAAGACGGAGGCTTGGAGGAGATTGGCTTTCTGGAGATGA
- a CDS encoding Multifunctional fusion protein encodes MASVRALASKGRLPMARGLRTTPPSISIQTRAKATVPFRLPAARNEPNPTYTRGSPERAKVEEALKRLRSQLPLKSEIIFNGASQKIAKNEDQVLPAEHAVTFTNYPLATKEQVSTAIESALKAKQSWQDTPFVDRVAIFQRAAELVTTKYRYDLIAATMLGQGKNVWQGEIDAAAELADFFRLNCNYAAEILEKQPDRGSDGMWSRVDYRPLEGFVYAVSPFNFTALGGSLISGPALLGNVVLWKPSQYNIYPSTIIYNILVEAGLPPDVIQFVPGDAAEITDIVLQHREFAGLNFIGSSDVFRSIYGKIGQGIAEKRYRDFPRIVGETSGKNFHLIHPTADIPNAINHTIRGAFEYQGQKCSATSRAYVPESRAKEFIEGLQAGIKEITIGNPDKDFEAFMGPVIHRRSFDKIKSIIDESNKDPSVKVIAGGKYDGSVGFFVEPTVYQVDDPNHKLFNEEIFGPVLAVHVYPDAEWKPLLQKIDKNGGGLALTGAVFANNRSALREAEDTLRYSAGNFYLNCKTTAALIGQQSFGGARSSGTCDRAGSSDFLRRFTAPRLIKEEFFEQKEFLYPSNK; translated from the exons ATGGCCTCTGTTAGAGCTCTCGCTTCCAAGGGCCGCCTGCCCATGGCCCGTGGTCTTCGCACCACTCCTCCCAGCATCTCTATCCAGACTCGGGCAAAGGCAACCGTGCCTTTCAGACTCCCTGCTGCCCGCAACGAGCCCAAC CCCACTTACACAAGAGGCTCTCCCGAGCGcgccaaggttgaggaggcccTCAAGAGACTCCGATCCCAGCTCCCCCTCAAGAGCGAGATCATCTTCAACGGCGCCTCGCAAAAGATCGCCAAGAACGAGGACCAGGTCCTGCCTGCTGAGCACGCCGTGACCTTTACCAACTACCCACTCGCCACCAAGGAGCAGGTCTCCACCGCTATCGAGTCCGCCCTCAAGGCTAAGCAGTCGTGGCAGGACACCCCCTTCGTGGACCGTGTCGCCATCTTCCAGCGTGCTGCTGAGCTCGTTACCACCAAGTACCGATATGATCTCATTGCCGCTACTATGCTCGGTCAGGGCAAGAACGTCTGGCAGGGCGAGATCGATGCCGCCGCTGAGCTGGCTGACTTCTTCCGTCTGAACTGCAACTACGCCGCTGAGATTCTTGAGAAGCAGCCTGACCGCGGTAGCGATGGCATGTGGAGCCGTGTCGACTACCGTCCTCTCGAGGGTTTCGTCTACGCCGTCTCTCCTTTCAACTTCACCGCTCTGGGTGGCAGCTTGATCTCCGGACCTGCTCTGCTCGGTAACGTCGTCCTCTGGAAGCCTTCTCAGTACAACATCTACCCCAGCACCATCATCTACAACATCCTCGTCGAGGCCGGTCTTCCCCCGGATGTCATCCAGTTCGTGCCCGGTGATGCCGCCGAGATCACCGACATCGTCCTCCAGCACCGCGAGTTTGCCGGTCTCAACTTCATCGGCTCCTCGGACGTGTTCCGATCCATCTACGGCAAGATCGGCCAGGGTATTGCTGAGAAGCGATACCGTGATTTCCCCCGAATTGTCGGCGAAACCTCCGGCAAGAACTTCCACCTCATCCACCCTACCGCCGACATCCCCAACGCCATTAACCATACTATCCGAGGTGCTTTTGAGTACCAGGGCCAGAAGTGCTCGGCCACCTCCCGAGCCTACGTTCCCGAGTCCCGGGCCAAGGAGTTCATCGAGGGGCTCCAGGCCGGTATCAAGGAGATCACTATTGGCAACCCTGACAAGGACTTTGAGGCTTTCATGGGCCCTGTTATCCACCGCCGATCTttcgacaagatcaagtccATCATTGATGAGAGCAACAAGGATCCTTCCGTCAAGGTGATCGCTGGTGGCAAGTACGACGGCTCCGTCGGTTTCTTCGTCGAGCCCACCGTCTACCAGGTCGATGACCCCAACCACAAGCTCTTCAACGAGGAGATCTTTGGCCCCGTCTTGGCTGTCCACGTGTACCCTGATGCTGAGTGGAAGCCCCTCCTCCAGAAGATTGACAAGAACGGCGGCGGTCTTGCCCTGACCGGTGCCGTCTTTGCCAACAACCGCTCCGCCCTCCGTGAGGCTGAGGACACCCTCCGCTACTCTGCAGGTAACTTCTACCTCA ACTGCAAGACCACTGCCGCCCTCATCGGCCAGCAGTCCTTCGGTGGTGCCCGAAGCTCAGGTACCTGCGATCGCGCTGGCAGCTCAGACTTCCTCCGACGCTTCACTGCTCCTCGActcatcaaggaggagtTCTTTGAGCAGAAGGAGTTCCTGTACCCCAGCAACAAGTAG
- a CDS encoding Aspartate aminotransferase → MSPQNSFFEAAEYIPPDPIFEVTKRFNADKSPNKVNLGQGTYRDENAKPWILPSVRAAEKLIGEAGHEYLPIEGLQSFRDEATKVLFHDTAALKENRIATCQAVSGSGSLLLIGLVLAKAKTGIENVLITDPTWSNHDLQFRSIGFNITKMPYYKDRKFDFEGVMKCLRAADHRSAVVLHACAHNPTGCDPTREQWKEIAQVIKENGIFPIIDSAYLGFNSGSYDEDAWAVRHLVEDLNLEVAVGMSFAKNMGLYGERVGLTAIVTRSEETKKTVYSLLQNAQRQTISNPPVYGARIAATVLSNPDCFKQWQQDLITMSSRIKSMRQRLYDELVRLQTPGDWSHIINQTGMFGYTGISSTQIKHLEEHYHIYMAVTSRISLAGLNEHNVEYTAKSLDEVVRTVE, encoded by the exons ATGTCTCCCCAGAATTCTTTCTTTGAGGCCGCGGAATACATCCCGCCCGATCCCATCTTTGAGGTTACCAAGCGCTTCAACGCTGACAAGAGCCCCAACAAGGTGAACCTCGGTCAGGGAACATATCGTGATGAGAATGCCAAGCCGTGGATTCTACCCTCTGTGCGCGCGGCTGAGAAGTTGATCGGTGAGGCTGGTCACGAGTATCTCCCCATCGAAGGCCTCCAGAGCTTCCGCGATGAAGCCACCAAGGTCTTGTTCCACGACACGGCTGCTTTGAAGGAGAACAGG ATCGCCACTTGTCAAGCAGTCTCGGGCAGTGGTTCCCTGCTTCTCAtcggcctcgtcctcgccaaggccaagacgggTATTGAAAATGTCCTCATTACCGACCCTACCTGGTCAAACCATGACCTTCAGTTCAGATCCATCGgcttcaacatcaccaagatGCCTTACTACAAGGACCGCAAGTTCGATTTTGAGGGTGTCATGAAGTGCCTCAGGGCTGCTGACCACCGCTCAGCCGTCGTCCTGCATGCCTGCGCTCATAACCCTACCGGCTGTGACCCAACGCGAGAGCAGTGGAAAGAGATTGCCCAAGTCATTAAGGAGAACGGCATCTTTCCCATCATCGATTCCGCTTACTTGGGCTTCAACTCTGGTTCCTACGATGAGGATGCTTGGGCTGTTCGCCATCTTGTCGAGGACTTGAATCTCGAAGTGGCCGTGGGAATGTCGTTCGCCAAGAACATGGGCCTGTACGGTGAGCGTGTTGGGCTTACTGCCATCGTCACTCGGTCAGAAGAGACCAAGAAGACTGTCTACTCGCTGCTTCAAAATGCTCAGCGTCAGACAATCTCCAACCCTCCCGTGTACGGTGCTCGCATCGCGGCGACTGTGCTCAGCAACCCAGACTGCTTCAAGCAGTGGCAGCAAGACCTCATCACAATGTCTTCAAGAATCAAGTCCATGCGACAGAGACTCTATGACGAACTCGTTCGTCTGCAAACACCTGGAGATTGGTCACACATCATCAACCAAACAGGCATGTTTGGTTATACCGGCATTAGCTCGACGCAGATCAAGCACTTAGAAG AGCACTACCACATCTACATGGCAGTTACTTCAAGAATATCACTGGCAGGCCTCAACGAGCACAATGTGGAATACACGGCGAAGTCGTTGGACGAGGTGGTTCGGACAGTCGAGTAG
- a CDS encoding DAO domain-containing protein, which translates to MSVPKSEPILIVGAGAFGLSTVLHLLQAGFKDITVLDRDDEVPSRFSAANDINKIVRAEYEDDFYTDLTLKAIDAWQTPLFAPHFHQTGFLHCVSGSAPKEAYDTLKRFQDAAERHPRIKPSVAHINEKKDIDAACWQYKPNPFPGWHGYLNKLDGYAHSGNALRSIYLVTKAQGVKYILGSAGAVSEIVYDDSSSEVRKAKGVKTVNGLFYPARLVIVATGAAGGKLIPEIGKQLVAKSWSVAHVHLTEDETSALRGIPVTYARDLGFFFEPDPKTNLLKMCPMGGGIINTDPKSGISYAPGSISESAFLPEDDEKQLRQLLRHALPQFADRPFVRKSLCWFADTADSDFIIDYVPKTGSSVVFLSGDSGHGFKMFPIFGEWVKDLLLASDGKQPVARWRWKTPSKDDKSDWGGAVSWRLGNSKELVELKPSQSKL; encoded by the exons ATGAGTGTCCCCAAGTCCGAGCCGATTCTCATTGTCGGAGCCGGAGCCTTCGGCCTCTCAACCGtgctccatcttctccaagccGGCTTCAAAGACATCACAGTTCTCGACAGAGACGATGAAGTCCCCTCTCGCTTCTCAGCTGCTAACGATATCAACAAGATTGTTCGCGCAGAGTATGAAGATGACTTTTACACTGACCTGACTCTG AAAGCCATCGATGCCTGGCAAACGCCCCTGTTCGCCCCGCATTTCCACCAGACCGGCTTTCTCCACTGTGTGTCCGGCTCGGCCCCGAAGGAAGCTTACGACACACTGAAACGGTTCCAAGATGCGGCCGAGAGACACCCTCGCATCAAGCCTTCGGTGGCCCACatcaacgagaagaaggacatcGATGCTGCCTGCTGGCAGTACAAACCGAACCCTTTCCCCGGATGGCACGGGTACCTGAACAAGCTCGACGGATACGCCCACTCGGGCAATGCCCTGCGGTCCATCTATCTTGTTACAAAGGCTCAGGGGGTCAAGTATATCCTGGGCAGTGCCGGAGCTGTCTCTGAGATTGTCTACGATGACTCTTCCTCCGAGGTCCGGAAAGCAAAGGGCGTCAAGACCGTCAACGGCCTCTTCTATCCCGCCcgcctcgtcatcgtcgctaCCGGCGCCGCTGGTGGAAAGTTGATCCCCGAGATCGGCAAGCAACTCGTGGCCAAGTCCTGGTCTGTTGCTCACGTTCACCTAACTGAAGACGAGACGTCTGCTCTCCGTGGCATCCCTGTGACCTATGCTCGcgacttgggcttcttctttgaGCCTGATCCGAAGACTAACCTCCTTAAGATGTGTCCTATGGGTGGCGGTATCATCAACACTGATCCCAAGAGCGGCATCTCTTACGCCCCCGGTAGCATCAGCGAGAGCGCCTTCTTgcccgaggacgacgagaaaCAGCTTCGACAGCTTCTACGACACGCCCTTCCCCAGTTCGCCGACCGACCTTTTGTGCGAAAGTCACTCTGCTGGTTCGCCGACACGGCCGACTCGGACTTTATCATCGACTACGTTCCCAAGACTGGCTCTTCGGTCGTGTTCCTAAGCGGCGACTCGGGCCACGGTTTCAAGATGTTTCCCATTTTTGGCGAATGGGTCAAGGACCTGCTTCTGGCGTCTGATGGAAAGCAGCCCGTGGCTCGGTGGCGATGGAAGACGCCTTCCAAGGATGACAAGAGCGACTGGGGTGGTGCTGTCAGTTGGAGACTTGGAAACTCAAAGGAGTTGGTCGAGCTGAAGCCCAGTCAGTCCAAGTTGTGA